A region from the Thauera humireducens genome encodes:
- a CDS encoding BatD family protein: MNMRPIRPDARRRQLLRMTALLAAAAAVPGRSFAGDRAAPEARLRWAVDTAGRNDDAAFELGEPIIIRLEVWVSTWFQAPVDFPATLATESAIVEEIGGSPEAGFDDIDGRRWTGLIRRYRVHPLQPGELVLAPPAALEILPGRGDGRPLRASSPAPLRLAVRVPKGAEGLKPFVAARALALQQQWEPAPDPDQGWQVGDMLLRRITLVTDAPSPLPPTVPALASVEGTELQRHSAPTRTAEADSARTVQEHVATYVLKAPGELHLPAVELAWWDLDQRKVRISQLPGRTVKVSAASMPADPFAEPGSGLEAEVPDDSHRAVTAQAWRWIPTGALALALAPLAWRHRSALAAAIRRPLQRLHASETTARWRLRRACLQSRPAQAAAALRVWLQTLDPALRRRIRADTACAEAMEALVRHLHGPQAPQRPAHWNGPALWHAVQRARAALPKTQDLDAALPELNPRMQGDAKLPHPASRR; this comes from the coding sequence ATGAATATGCGCCCGATCCGACCCGACGCCCGGCGCCGCCAGTTGCTGCGCATGACCGCACTGCTCGCGGCGGCCGCCGCAGTCCCGGGGCGCAGCTTCGCCGGCGACCGCGCCGCCCCCGAGGCGCGCCTGCGCTGGGCCGTCGATACGGCGGGGCGGAACGATGACGCGGCATTCGAGCTCGGCGAGCCGATCATCATTCGGCTGGAGGTCTGGGTCAGCACCTGGTTCCAGGCCCCGGTCGATTTCCCCGCCACGCTGGCGACCGAGTCTGCCATCGTCGAGGAGATCGGCGGTTCGCCCGAAGCGGGGTTCGATGACATCGACGGCCGGCGGTGGACCGGGCTGATCCGCCGTTACCGCGTCCATCCACTGCAACCCGGCGAGCTCGTCCTCGCACCGCCCGCAGCGCTCGAGATCCTGCCCGGACGCGGCGATGGCCGACCCTTGCGCGCGTCGTCGCCGGCGCCGCTCCGCCTGGCCGTGCGCGTGCCGAAGGGCGCCGAGGGGCTGAAGCCCTTCGTTGCCGCGCGCGCGCTCGCGCTGCAGCAGCAGTGGGAGCCCGCGCCCGACCCGGACCAGGGCTGGCAGGTCGGCGACATGCTGCTGCGCCGGATCACGCTCGTCACCGACGCCCCTTCCCCGCTGCCGCCGACCGTGCCAGCGCTGGCGAGTGTCGAGGGCACCGAGTTGCAGCGCCACAGCGCGCCCACCCGCACCGCGGAAGCGGACTCCGCCCGGACCGTCCAGGAGCACGTCGCGACGTACGTGCTGAAGGCGCCCGGCGAGCTGCATCTGCCTGCCGTCGAGCTGGCCTGGTGGGATCTCGACCAGCGCAAGGTGCGCATCAGCCAGCTGCCCGGCCGGACGGTGAAGGTCTCGGCGGCATCGATGCCCGCGGACCCGTTCGCCGAACCCGGCAGCGGGCTGGAGGCCGAGGTGCCGGACGACTCGCATCGGGCCGTCACCGCGCAGGCCTGGCGCTGGATACCGACGGGCGCACTCGCGCTCGCGCTCGCCCCATTGGCCTGGCGACACCGCAGCGCGCTCGCCGCGGCGATCCGCCGTCCGCTCCAGCGTTTGCACGCCAGCGAGACGACGGCACGCTGGCGCCTGCGTCGTGCCTGCCTGCAAAGCCGGCCGGCGCAGGCCGCCGCCGCGTTGCGCGTCTGGTTGCAGACCCTGGATCCAGCCTTGCGAAGGCGCATTCGCGCCGACACTGCCTGCGCCGAGGCCATGGAGGCGCTGGTGCGCCATCTGCACGGCCCGCAGGCGCCACAACGCCCGGCGCACTGGAACGGACCGGCGCTGTGGCACGCGGTGCAGCGCGCGCGTGCGGCCTTACCGAAGACGCAGGATCTGGACGCCGCACTCCCCGAGCTCAATCCCCGCATGCAGGGCGACGCAAAGCTTCCCCACCCGGCGTCACGCAGATGA
- a CDS encoding VWA domain-containing protein yields the protein MSEWFDALLPAHWLRPWALGGLILALLLVVLGRRRNEMRALREVIDPQLLPHLLVHGGPRRGVQPADTLAVAVACFSIALAGPAWEREPPPLAREQAALMVVVDLSSAMDATDLPPSRLAWARSKLHALLARRGDAPTGLIVYAGSAHLVLPPTDDRQLLASYVDVLSTTLMPADGARPAAALALAHAWLARTGLPGTVLFLTTAWPQAEQTGAERETATSRHRLIVWAIGTERGGPIRNPETRATPEASGTLRHARLEVTELRSLRARSGANLVSVTADEGDLERIQALITRQQAEASAAAADTRWRDRGADWVWPGLLALLMSFRRGWVVPWRAFCGPVLASMVVLSLLSMPSPAQAGDDDAGWTNRLSQRFVDLWLTRDQQGRLWLERGDPARAADLFDDPLWRGIAAARAGRWQAAADAFAQADSGAAWFNQAQALARLGRYAEALAAYDQALIRVPGWPEALADRARVRNLLSARTVADEGEPATAPGEGDEQGEDGERNTQPPAEAEAADAWLRRLDTSPAAFLRRKFALQAQPSAAKHPGSANR from the coding sequence ATGAGTGAATGGTTCGACGCCCTCCTGCCCGCGCACTGGCTGCGTCCGTGGGCGCTCGGCGGGCTGATCCTGGCGCTCTTGCTGGTCGTCCTTGGACGCCGTCGCAACGAGATGCGTGCGCTGCGCGAAGTCATCGATCCGCAGCTGCTTCCGCACCTGCTCGTGCATGGCGGCCCCCGACGCGGGGTGCAGCCCGCCGACACGCTCGCTGTGGCGGTGGCCTGCTTCAGCATCGCGCTCGCAGGCCCGGCCTGGGAACGCGAGCCTCCTCCACTCGCGCGCGAACAGGCCGCGCTCATGGTGGTGGTCGACCTGTCGAGCGCAATGGATGCGACCGACCTGCCGCCCAGCCGGCTGGCCTGGGCGCGCTCGAAGCTGCACGCCCTGCTGGCGCGCCGCGGTGACGCACCCACCGGCCTGATCGTGTATGCCGGCAGCGCCCACCTGGTGTTGCCTCCCACCGACGACCGCCAGCTCCTCGCGTCCTACGTCGACGTCCTGTCCACCACACTGATGCCCGCCGACGGCGCGCGTCCCGCCGCTGCCCTGGCGCTCGCGCATGCCTGGCTGGCGCGGACCGGGTTGCCCGGCACCGTGCTGTTCCTGACCACCGCCTGGCCGCAGGCGGAACAGACCGGTGCCGAGCGCGAGACTGCCACCTCCCGCCACCGCCTGATCGTGTGGGCGATCGGCACCGAGCGCGGCGGCCCGATCCGGAACCCGGAGACGCGTGCCACTCCCGAGGCGAGCGGAACGCTGCGCCACGCCCGCCTCGAAGTCACCGAATTGCGCAGCCTGCGCGCGCGCAGCGGCGCAAACCTGGTGAGCGTGACTGCGGACGAAGGCGACCTGGAACGTATCCAGGCGCTCATCACCCGCCAGCAGGCCGAGGCCTCGGCCGCAGCGGCCGACACGCGCTGGCGTGATCGCGGCGCGGACTGGGTCTGGCCCGGCCTGCTGGCGCTGTTGATGTCCTTCCGCCGTGGCTGGGTCGTCCCCTGGCGCGCCTTCTGCGGCCCGGTGCTCGCCAGCATGGTCGTCCTGTCACTGCTTTCGATGCCCTCGCCCGCCCAGGCCGGCGATGACGATGCGGGCTGGACGAATCGCCTGTCACAGCGCTTCGTCGACCTCTGGCTCACCCGCGACCAGCAGGGCCGCCTGTGGCTGGAACGCGGCGACCCGGCGCGCGCCGCGGACCTCTTCGACGACCCGCTCTGGCGCGGCATCGCCGCAGCCCGCGCCGGGCGCTGGCAGGCTGCGGCCGACGCCTTCGCGCAGGCGGACTCGGGGGCGGCCTGGTTCAACCAGGCGCAGGCGCTCGCCCGCCTCGGCCGCTACGCCGAAGCGCTGGCCGCGTATGACCAGGCCCTGATCCGTGTGCCGGGCTGGCCCGAGGCGCTCGCCGACCGTGCGCGCGTGCGCAACCTGCTGTCCGCGCGCACGGTCGCAGACGAGGGCGAACCCGCCACCGCCCCCGGCGAGGGCGACGAGCAGGGCGAGGACGGCGAGCGCAACACCCAGCCACCTGCCGAGGCCGAGGCGGCCGACGCCTGGCTGCGCCGCCTCGACACCAGCCCGGCCGCCTTCCTGCGACGCAAGTTCGCCCTGCAGGCGCAGCCGTCTGCCGCCAAGCACCCAGGATCTGCAAACCGATGA
- a CDS encoding anaerobic sulfatase maturase has product MSTPAESAAPRCNLPPLPPGRHYRYHVMVKPAGALCNLDCPYCFYLHKTDLLQHGRNARMDEGLLETHIRQYIEAQTGDEVVFSWQGGEPTVMGLDFFRRVVELQARHRKPGQRIENDLQTNGLLLDDEWVTFLKAHGFVVGLSVDGTRELHDRYRPTKGGEPTYDRVIAAANRLAAAEVPFSLLCVVNRDVARAPLEVYRNLRAIPGSFRIQFTPCVETRDFKLRAPGLARPADMPLLGTPRTRPDHPLSIVTEWSVDARDYGDFLCAVWAEWLAQDFGRLHINVFETAVAQSLGLPAQMCTSAPVCGKAMALEHDGELYACDHFVYPEYRLGNIREAHQGDLAFADKQVRFGVAKHDSLPGHCRRCPHLQLCWGECPKNRLLRAPDGETGLNYLCEGLAHFYEQVRRDMPAIRRRLGR; this is encoded by the coding sequence ATGAGCACGCCCGCCGAAAGCGCTGCCCCGCGCTGCAACCTGCCGCCCCTGCCGCCGGGGCGGCACTACCGTTACCACGTGATGGTCAAGCCGGCCGGCGCGCTGTGCAACCTCGACTGTCCGTACTGTTTCTACCTGCACAAGACCGACCTGCTGCAGCACGGCCGCAACGCGCGCATGGACGAGGGGCTGCTGGAAACCCACATCCGCCAGTACATCGAGGCCCAGACCGGCGACGAGGTGGTGTTCTCCTGGCAGGGCGGCGAGCCCACGGTGATGGGGCTGGACTTCTTCCGCCGCGTGGTCGAACTGCAGGCACGCCATCGCAAGCCCGGCCAGCGCATCGAGAACGACCTGCAGACCAACGGCCTGCTGCTCGACGACGAATGGGTCACCTTCCTGAAGGCGCACGGCTTCGTCGTCGGCCTCAGCGTGGACGGCACCCGCGAGCTGCACGACCGCTACCGCCCGACCAAGGGCGGCGAGCCGACCTACGACCGCGTCATCGCCGCGGCCAACCGGCTGGCGGCGGCCGAGGTGCCCTTCTCCCTGCTGTGCGTGGTCAATCGCGACGTGGCACGGGCACCGCTCGAGGTCTATCGCAACCTGCGCGCGATCCCGGGCAGCTTCCGCATCCAGTTCACGCCCTGCGTCGAGACGCGCGACTTCAAGCTGCGCGCCCCCGGCCTCGCCAGGCCGGCCGACATGCCGCTGCTCGGCACCCCGCGCACGCGGCCCGATCACCCGCTGTCCATCGTCACCGAGTGGTCGGTCGATGCCCGCGACTATGGCGACTTCCTGTGTGCGGTGTGGGCGGAATGGCTGGCGCAGGACTTCGGCCGCCTGCACATCAACGTGTTCGAGACCGCCGTGGCGCAGTCGCTCGGCCTGCCCGCGCAGATGTGCACCAGCGCGCCGGTGTGCGGCAAGGCCATGGCGCTGGAGCACGACGGCGAGCTCTATGCCTGCGACCACTTCGTCTATCCGGAATACCGTCTCGGCAACATCCGCGAGGCCCACCAGGGCGACCTCGCCTTCGCCGACAAGCAGGTCCGGTTCGGCGTCGCCAAGCACGACAGCCTGCCCGGCCACTGCCGGCGCTGCCCGCACCTGCAGCTGTGCTGGGGCGAATGCCCGAAGAACCGGCTGCTGCGTGCGCCCGACGGCGAGACCGGCCTCAACTACCTGTGCGAAGGCCTCGCCCACTTCTATGAACAGGTCCGCAGGGACATGCCCGCCATCCGGCGACGCCTCGGCCGGTAA
- a CDS encoding DUF58 domain-containing protein, which yields MTPLQRLLPGGRWPWSRRTTASAARAAPTPGAVPTPGVYLGLGDLLALEHPVRRLRWPARGAPVHSQLAGRHRARVRGRGLDFIELRQYLPGDDTRSIDWRASVRTGKTQLRVYGEEREHPTWLVVDQRISMFFARRGALRSVVAGEAAAVWGWRALASGDRVGGLVFGDDGIDAITPGRGRRSLLRLLDRLVARNHRLRADTACPARPAQFDAALTQLLARAPRDAVIVVLSDFDGMGAHSREQLIALARHNDLVLLPIRDDPGTTRPARLVVTDGSLQLPIDHTDELVRSRLAEIAHARMEGLLALRREIGCVVFPLSTSEPALLQLARGMASPAPRAPRPRGG from the coding sequence ATGACGCCGCTCCAGCGCCTGCTGCCCGGCGGCCGGTGGCCATGGTCGCGCCGCACCACCGCGTCCGCCGCGCGCGCGGCGCCGACGCCCGGCGCAGTGCCGACGCCCGGCGTCTACCTCGGGCTGGGCGATCTGCTGGCGCTGGAACATCCCGTCCGCCGGCTGCGCTGGCCCGCGCGCGGCGCGCCGGTCCACAGCCAGCTGGCCGGCCGCCATCGCGCCCGCGTGCGCGGCCGCGGCCTGGACTTCATCGAGCTGCGCCAGTACCTGCCGGGCGACGACACCCGCAGCATCGACTGGCGAGCAAGCGTCCGCACCGGCAAGACCCAGCTCAGGGTGTATGGCGAGGAGCGGGAACACCCCACCTGGCTGGTGGTGGACCAGCGCATCTCGATGTTCTTCGCCCGGCGCGGCGCGCTGCGCTCGGTGGTGGCGGGCGAAGCCGCAGCCGTCTGGGGCTGGCGTGCGCTCGCTTCGGGTGACCGCGTCGGCGGGCTCGTGTTCGGCGACGACGGCATCGACGCCATCACGCCGGGTCGCGGTCGGCGTTCGCTGCTGCGCCTGCTCGACCGCCTGGTTGCCCGCAATCACCGGCTGCGCGCCGACACCGCCTGTCCGGCTCGCCCTGCGCAGTTCGATGCCGCCCTGACGCAACTGCTCGCCCGGGCGCCGCGCGATGCCGTCATCGTCGTGCTGTCCGACTTCGATGGCATGGGCGCGCACAGCCGCGAGCAGCTCATCGCACTCGCCCGTCACAACGACCTGGTTCTGCTGCCGATCCGCGACGATCCCGGCACCACGCGCCCGGCCCGCCTGGTCGTCACCGACGGCAGCCTCCAGCTTCCGATCGATCACACCGACGAGCTCGTGCGCAGCCGCCTGGCCGAGATCGCGCATGCGCGCATGGAAGGCCTGCTCGCGCTGCGCAGGGAGATCGGCTGCGTCGTCTTCCCGCTCAGCACCAGCGAACCGGCGCTGCTGCAGCTGGCACGCGGCATGGCCAGCCCGGCCCCACGTGCGCCGCGTCCGCGTGGCGGCTGA
- a CDS encoding DUF4381 domain-containing protein, with amino-acid sequence MQTLDAPRLLPHEAADMPPTINAQAVLDQLHPLQVPPAPAWSPQAPGWMVLAAVALTALAVLAWRTFRRWRAGRHRRAALAELQRLRASMRDPALRLAAARAIPALVRRLALAHAPRAEVAALHGADWHAWLDRSLGDPAQPFSSGVGWGQGLGDWAYRPAETLPWERLEPSLDLVERWIRTHRVEHDAGGPGRRR; translated from the coding sequence ATGCAGACCCTCGACGCGCCGCGCCTGCTGCCCCACGAGGCGGCGGACATGCCGCCCACGATCAACGCCCAGGCGGTGCTCGACCAGCTTCACCCGCTGCAGGTCCCGCCCGCTCCGGCCTGGTCGCCCCAGGCGCCGGGCTGGATGGTGCTTGCCGCCGTCGCGCTGACGGCATTGGCCGTGCTTGCATGGCGAACCTTCCGGCGCTGGCGGGCCGGCCGGCACCGACGCGCGGCCCTTGCGGAGCTTCAGCGTCTGCGCGCATCCATGCGGGACCCCGCCCTTCGGCTCGCGGCAGCCCGGGCGATCCCTGCGCTGGTGCGCCGGCTGGCCCTCGCCCATGCGCCGCGCGCCGAGGTCGCCGCCCTGCACGGCGCGGACTGGCATGCCTGGCTGGACCGCAGCCTGGGCGACCCCGCCCAGCCGTTCTCGAGTGGCGTGGGCTGGGGCCAGGGACTGGGCGATTGGGCCTATCGCCCCGCCGAAACCCTGCCCTGGGAACGGCTCGAGCCGAGCCTGGACCTGGTGGAGCGCTGGATCCGCACGCATCGCGTCGAGCACGACGCAGGCGGCCCGGGGAGGCGCAGATGA
- a CDS encoding VWA domain-containing protein, whose translation MSAWPGAHWLANVDWAHPWAALLWPLALLWVALPPHRERRTALRVPFFALAVAGSGERPRAGAIVRAHGAWGWLMLGLAWSAGVLAVMQPHWLEPPVPRVQSARDWLLAIDLSPSMQATDFKDADGRPVDRLSVVRGVLDEFLARRAHDRIGLLVFAEQAHVQAPFTRDHGAVSALLAEAQIGMAGSRTMIGDAIGMAIKVFEQSAAPQRTLVLLTDGVDTGSRIPPAKAAEIAARRGVRIHTVAIGTASAAAGEQPDLEALRAWAAITGGRAFSADDRDGLADIYRELDALEGRDQALAAERPRRPLFHWFVATALALIIVHQAAAALRGGRAAHAVVRHGSSRDE comes from the coding sequence ATGAGCGCGTGGCCGGGGGCGCACTGGCTGGCCAACGTCGACTGGGCACATCCCTGGGCGGCCCTGCTGTGGCCGCTCGCCCTGTTGTGGGTCGCCCTCCCACCGCACCGCGAGCGGCGTACCGCGCTGCGCGTGCCCTTCTTCGCGCTCGCGGTCGCCGGCAGCGGGGAGCGCCCGCGTGCCGGCGCCATCGTCCGCGCGCACGGCGCATGGGGCTGGCTGATGCTCGGCCTGGCGTGGAGCGCCGGCGTGCTCGCGGTGATGCAGCCCCATTGGCTGGAGCCGCCGGTCCCGCGCGTGCAGTCCGCACGCGACTGGCTGCTGGCCATCGACCTGTCGCCTTCCATGCAGGCCACCGATTTCAAGGATGCCGATGGCCGTCCGGTGGACCGCCTGAGCGTCGTGCGCGGCGTGCTCGACGAGTTTCTCGCGCGGCGGGCGCACGACCGTATCGGCCTGCTGGTCTTCGCCGAGCAGGCCCATGTGCAGGCGCCCTTCACCCGCGACCACGGGGCGGTGAGCGCGCTGCTGGCCGAAGCGCAGATCGGCATGGCCGGCTCACGCACGATGATCGGCGACGCGATTGGCATGGCCATCAAGGTCTTCGAGCAGTCGGCGGCGCCGCAGCGCACCCTGGTGCTGCTGACCGACGGGGTCGACACCGGCAGCCGCATCCCGCCGGCCAAGGCGGCAGAGATCGCCGCCCGGCGCGGCGTACGCATCCACACCGTCGCCATCGGCACCGCCAGCGCAGCGGCCGGCGAGCAGCCGGATCTCGAGGCACTGCGAGCCTGGGCCGCCATCACCGGCGGGCGCGCATTCAGCGCCGACGACCGCGACGGCCTGGCTGACATCTACCGCGAACTGGACGCCCTCGAAGGGCGCGACCAGGCGCTCGCAGCCGAGCGCCCGCGGCGCCCGCTCTTTCACTGGTTCGTGGCAACGGCGCTGGCGCTGATCATCGTCCACCAGGCCGCTGCCGCGCTGCGCGGCGGGCGGGCAGCGCACGCCGTGGTCCGACACGGGTCCAGCCGCGATGAGTGA
- a CDS encoding AAA family ATPase — MSETAHAAFARLRGQLDQAIVGQPALIDALLIALLADGHLLLEGLPGLAKTRAIKALGQALSLRLSRIQFTPDLLPSDLIGAEVYHQTEPGQGRFVFEAGPVFAPLVLADEINRAPAKVQSALLEAMEERQVTVAGKTHPLPWPFLVMATQNPIEHEGTYPLPEAQTDRFLMKTRVGYPDFDAERDILHLVREEEGRRLAVAQSHPDTASGGLAEPPAEPITAFLREPDAARTQPEHTPVAWLADARRAVHAVHVSTAIDTYLVDLIQATRTPERLSPEVARWIEAGASPRGTIALDRCARAHAWLRGRDFVGPDDVLAVLHPCLRHRLVLSHEALAAGVEADAIIDRIAALVAAP; from the coding sequence ATGAGCGAGACCGCGCACGCTGCCTTCGCACGCCTGCGCGGGCAGCTCGACCAGGCGATCGTCGGTCAGCCGGCGCTGATCGACGCGCTGCTGATCGCCCTGCTCGCCGACGGTCACCTGTTGCTCGAGGGCTTGCCCGGGCTGGCCAAGACGCGCGCGATCAAGGCGCTCGGGCAGGCTCTCAGCCTACGCCTGTCGCGCATCCAGTTCACCCCCGACCTGCTGCCATCGGACCTCATCGGTGCCGAGGTCTATCACCAGACCGAGCCGGGCCAGGGGCGCTTCGTCTTCGAGGCGGGCCCGGTGTTCGCCCCGCTGGTGCTGGCCGATGAGATCAATCGTGCGCCGGCGAAGGTGCAGTCCGCGCTGCTGGAGGCGATGGAGGAACGTCAGGTGACCGTCGCCGGGAAGACCCATCCCCTGCCCTGGCCCTTCCTCGTGATGGCGACGCAGAATCCGATCGAGCACGAGGGCACCTATCCCCTGCCCGAGGCGCAGACGGACCGCTTCCTGATGAAGACCCGGGTCGGCTATCCGGATTTCGATGCCGAACGCGACATCCTGCACCTGGTACGCGAGGAAGAAGGCCGGCGGCTCGCCGTGGCGCAGAGCCACCCCGACACGGCTTCCGGCGGCCTCGCTGAACCGCCCGCTGAACCCATCACAGCCTTCCTTCGCGAGCCCGACGCCGCGCGGACGCAGCCCGAACACACGCCCGTGGCGTGGCTGGCCGACGCCCGGCGGGCGGTCCATGCCGTACATGTGTCGACCGCCATCGACACCTATCTGGTCGATCTGATCCAGGCCACGCGTACGCCCGAGCGCCTCAGCCCGGAGGTGGCGCGCTGGATCGAGGCAGGCGCCAGTCCGCGCGGCACGATCGCGCTCGACCGCTGCGCACGCGCTCATGCCTGGCTGCGCGGGCGCGACTTCGTCGGCCCCGACGACGTGCTCGCGGTGCTCCACCCCTGCCTCCGGCACCGGCTGGTACTCAGCCACGAAGCCCTGGCCGCGGGGGTGGAGGCCGACGCGATCATCGATCGCATTGCAGCGCTGGTTGCCGCGCCATGA
- a CDS encoding arylsulfatase, with translation MKYPQRRWQHLALAAAIAGFGSAQAQAQSQAPKRPNILVIMGDDIGYSNVGLYSHGMMVPTPNIDRIGREGILFTDHYAHPSSTAGRAAFITGQLPIRTGLTTVGMPGSPVGLDARDPTLAELLKELGYRTGQFGKNHLGDRNEHLPTVHGFDEFYGNLYHLNAEEEPELRMWRKDPGFNARYRPRGVIDSVATKEDDATVDPRFGKVGKQKVRDTGPLTTERMETVDEEFLERTKRFITQSTQAGEPFFAWLNTTRMHIYTHLKPESRHLASDLSSEFDIYGSGLIEHDGHVGQLLDLLDKLKIADNTIVVYTTDNGAMVAWWPDAGATPFRGEKATTWEGGVRVPMLVRWPAKIPAGKVSNGIQTHEDMFTTLARAAGHDKVAAKLKERDGVCIDGVDNLAHWTGNAPSARNVVHYYDESKYTAIRIGAWKSHYQTREGFFDSHKPSSLVFNLRMDPYERHGGQKSNDLAMKMGIGFGGQVADAVGAHMASFQACPPRQKGGSLRMGGQ, from the coding sequence ATGAAATATCCCCAACGTCGCTGGCAACACCTGGCCCTCGCCGCCGCCATCGCCGGCTTCGGCAGCGCGCAGGCGCAGGCACAATCGCAAGCGCCCAAGCGGCCGAACATCCTCGTGATCATGGGCGACGACATCGGCTACTCGAACGTCGGCCTCTACAGCCACGGGATGATGGTGCCCACCCCCAACATCGACCGCATCGGACGCGAAGGCATCCTGTTCACCGATCATTACGCCCACCCGAGTTCGACCGCCGGGCGCGCGGCCTTCATCACCGGCCAACTGCCGATCCGCACCGGCCTGACCACGGTCGGCATGCCCGGCTCGCCGGTCGGGCTCGACGCGCGCGATCCGACGCTGGCCGAACTGCTCAAGGAGCTGGGCTATCGCACCGGGCAGTTCGGCAAGAACCACCTCGGCGACCGCAACGAGCACCTGCCCACGGTGCACGGATTCGACGAGTTCTACGGCAACCTTTACCACCTCAATGCCGAGGAAGAGCCGGAACTGCGCATGTGGCGCAAGGACCCCGGCTTCAACGCCCGCTACCGGCCGCGCGGCGTGATCGACAGCGTGGCGACCAAGGAGGACGACGCGACCGTCGACCCTCGTTTCGGCAAGGTCGGCAAGCAGAAGGTCCGCGACACCGGCCCGCTCACCACCGAGCGCATGGAAACCGTGGACGAAGAGTTCCTGGAGCGCACCAAGCGCTTCATCACCCAATCCACGCAGGCGGGCGAGCCCTTCTTCGCCTGGCTGAACACCACCCGGATGCACATCTACACGCACCTGAAGCCCGAGTCGCGTCACCTCGCCAGCGACCTCTCCAGCGAGTTCGACATCTACGGCAGCGGGCTCATCGAGCATGACGGCCACGTCGGCCAGCTGCTCGACCTGCTCGACAAGCTGAAGATCGCCGACAACACGATCGTGGTCTACACCACCGACAACGGCGCGATGGTCGCCTGGTGGCCCGACGCCGGCGCAACGCCTTTCCGCGGCGAGAAGGCCACCACCTGGGAAGGCGGCGTACGCGTGCCGATGCTGGTGCGCTGGCCGGCGAAGATCCCTGCCGGCAAGGTCTCGAACGGCATCCAGACCCATGAGGACATGTTCACCACGCTGGCCCGCGCCGCCGGCCACGACAAGGTCGCGGCCAAGCTCAAGGAGCGTGACGGCGTCTGCATCGACGGTGTCGACAATCTGGCGCACTGGACGGGCAATGCCCCCTCGGCGCGCAACGTGGTCCACTACTACGACGAGAGCAAGTACACGGCGATCCGCATCGGCGCGTGGAAGAGCCACTACCAGACGCGCGAGGGCTTCTTCGACAGCCACAAGCCGAGCTCGCTGGTGTTCAACCTGCGCATGGACCCGTACGAGCGACATGGCGGACAGAAGAGCAACGATCTCGCCATGAAGATGGGCATCGGTTTCGGCGGCCAGGTCGCGGACGCCGTCGGCGCCCACATGGCCAGTTTCCAGGCCTGTCCGCCGCGGCAGAAGGGAGGCTCCCTGCGGATGGGAGGCCAATGA
- a CDS encoding alpha/beta fold hydrolase, which produces MMNTKLVLKRSAIFTLVILMLLLAGLGVILRDRPAEPAAGERVVTTGPGGALVYHRLGQGEAVVLLPSFARSAADFNRLAQALADAGYRSLAVQPRGIEGSAFGTLDVSLADYAADVAAVLDAEGVATAHAVIGHAYGNRVARVFAVKHPERVRKLVLLAAGGGKPPPPEINAAIRKAVFGFDGAAREAAIALAFFAGETVPAAWVTGWYPLAALHQTRATTAQAYSSWSHGGSAPMLILQPADDTAAAPADSEKLAAQLGARATRHVIANAGHALLPEQPEAVASHILRYLDPPGKQ; this is translated from the coding sequence ATGATGAATACCAAGCTTGTCCTGAAACGTAGCGCGATCTTCACCCTCGTCATCCTGATGCTGCTGCTTGCAGGTCTGGGGGTGATTCTCCGGGACCGCCCGGCGGAGCCCGCCGCCGGCGAGCGGGTCGTGACCACCGGCCCGGGCGGCGCCCTGGTCTACCACCGCCTTGGTCAAGGCGAGGCAGTGGTGCTGTTGCCCAGCTTCGCCCGCTCGGCGGCCGACTTCAACCGCCTGGCCCAGGCGCTGGCGGATGCCGGCTATCGCAGCCTGGCCGTTCAGCCACGGGGCATCGAGGGTTCGGCGTTCGGCACCCTGGACGTGAGCCTGGCTGACTACGCCGCCGACGTCGCCGCCGTGCTCGACGCCGAGGGCGTCGCCACCGCGCACGCGGTGATCGGCCACGCTTACGGAAACCGGGTGGCCCGGGTGTTCGCCGTCAAGCATCCGGAAAGAGTGCGCAAGCTCGTCCTGCTCGCCGCGGGGGGCGGCAAGCCGCCACCGCCCGAGATCAACGCGGCGATCCGCAAGGCCGTGTTCGGTTTCGACGGCGCGGCGCGGGAAGCGGCGATCGCGCTCGCCTTCTTCGCGGGCGAAACCGTGCCCGCGGCCTGGGTCACCGGCTGGTATCCGCTCGCGGCACTGCACCAGACGCGCGCGACCACCGCGCAGGCCTATTCGAGCTGGAGCCATGGTGGCTCGGCCCCGATGCTGATCCTGCAGCCGGCTGACGACACGGCCGCCGCGCCCGCAGACTCGGAGAAGCTTGCGGCACAGCTCGGCGCGCGGGCGACCCGCCATGTGATCGCCAACGCCGGCCACGCCCTGCTGCCGGAGCAGCCCGAAGCGGTCGCCTCGCACATCCTGCGCTACCTGGACCCGCCCGGGAAACAGTGA